A genomic segment from Garra rufa chromosome 5, GarRuf1.0, whole genome shotgun sequence encodes:
- the LOC141334466 gene encoding arrestin domain-containing protein 3-like, which yields MSGCGQQPQSGTKDKTIKLFGLGKMSMTVTTDKTGYMQGETITVFADIDNSSSRDVKLKYRLKQEQTFIAVGSTKRGFKHIVKETRDLIPSGEKSKFKVHLTLPHDLTVTIENCRIIQVEYTLKVYLDVYFATDPAVKFPVFILPLEQQCPPWQGPPGGFQPYPPPQPNLPPPPAGFYDSTVLPHPEVAAGLYPNPNAFQPGFHPAPFAPVYDQNQSTKESSPKVPY from the exons ATGTCGGGGTGTGGCCAG CAACCACAATCTGGCACAAAAGACAAGACGATTAAACTTTTTGGCTTAGGAAAAATGTCAATGACTGTCACAACAGACAAAACTGGCTATATGCAAG GTGAAACAATCACAGTTTTTGCCGACATTGACAACTCTTCATCTCGTGACGTCAAACTGAAGTACAGACTCAAGCAGGAACAGACATTCATCGCTGTCGGGAGCACTAAAAGGGGATTCAAGCATATAGTCAAAGAGACTAGAGATCTCATCCCATCTGGAGAAAAGTCCAAATTTAAAGTACACCTGACACTTCCACATGACCTGACTGTGACCATTGAAAACTGCAGAATTATACAAGTGGAGTACACACTCAAG GTCTATCTGGATGTGTATTTTGCAACAGATCCAGCAGTCAAATTCCCTGTGTTTATTCTTCCACTTGAACAACAGTGTCCTCCCTGGCAAGGCCCACCTGGAGGATTCCAGCCATATCCACCACCTCAGCCAAACCTACCTCCTCCACCTGCAGGATTTTATGACTCTACAGTGCTGCCCCATCCAGAAGTTGCTGCAGGGCTCTATCCAAATCCAAATGCCTTCCAGCCTGGTTTCCATCCGGCTCCTTTTGCACCAGTTTATGATCAAAATCAAAGCACTAAGGAATCCTCCCCTAAAGTGCCTTATTAA